One Notolabrus celidotus isolate fNotCel1 chromosome 16, fNotCel1.pri, whole genome shotgun sequence DNA window includes the following coding sequences:
- the LOC117828100 gene encoding gap junction alpha-9 protein-like, producing MGDWNFLGGILEEVHIHSTMVGKIWLTILFIFRMLVLGVAAEDVWNDEQSDFVCNTDQPGCRNVCYDEAFPISLIRYWVLQVIFVSSPSLVYMGHAIYQLRALEKERHCKKVALRRELEAVDVELVEARRRIEKEIRQLEQGRLNKAPLRGSLLCTYVAHIVTRSVVEVSFMICQYVMYGHRLSPLYKCAREPCPNVVDCFVSRPTEKTVFMMFMQAIACISLFLSLLEIIHLGFKKIKRGILDYYPHLKDDLDDLYVNKSKKNSVVHQVGVGTTVSRKTTIPTAPCGYTLLLEKQGNGPNYPLLNASSAFIPIQGDPGAKPESHKDIKEGVPSPTEQNSNSNNTSSDTYSPPADKQDEPEEQSQHEDMDCGSSEYPTLPVADTSSCAAGFPRKSRRVSPPWNHSTLVEGNGSDSGDSYHGRDSMKLRSSCVGPRARVLSKSDIKRPSRSQSPDSAGELSSASRHSRESNSPTTSSPNRKVSAASSTSSRRAPTDLQI from the coding sequence ATGGGAGACTGGAACTTCCTTGGAGggattttggaggaggtgcatatCCACTCCACCATGGTGGGAAAGATCTGGCTCACCATCCTGTTCATATTCCGGATGTTGGTGCTGGGTGTCGCAGCAGAGGACGTCTGGAACGACGAGCAGTCCGACTTTGTTTGCAACACAGACCAGCCTGGTTGCCGCAACGTATGCTACGACGAGGCCTTCCCCATCTCCCTCATCCGCTACTGGGTGCTGCAGGTGATATttgtctcctccccctccctagtGTACATGGGACACGCCATCTACCAGCTGCGAGCTCTGGAGAAGGAGCGCCACTGCAAGAAGGTGGCTCTCCGTCGGGAGCTGGAGGCCGTGGATGTGGAACTGGTGGAAGCCAGGAGGAGGATCGAGAAGGAGATAAGGCAACTGGAGCAGGGGAGGCTCAACAAAGCTCCACTGAGGGGATCTCTGTTGTGTACTTATGTGGCCCACATTGTCACCCGCTCTGTGGTGGAGGTCAGCTTCATGATTTGTCAGTATGTGATGTATGGACATCGTCTGAGTCCTCTTTACAAGTGTGCAAGGGAGCCCTGCCCGAATGTGGTGGACTGCTTCGTCTCCAGGCCCACAGagaaaactgtttttatgatgttcatgCAAGCAATCGCCTGTATCTCGCTCTTCCTCAGCCTTCTGGAGATTATACACCTGGGATTCAAGAAGATCAAGAGGGGAATCCTGGACTACTACCCCCACCTGAAGGACGATCTTGATGATTTATACGTCAACAAGTCTAAAAAGAATTCAGTTGTGCATCAGGTTGGTGTGGGCACAACTGTGAGTCGCAAGACCACAATCCCCACAGCCCCATGTGGATACACGTTACTACTGGAGAAGCAGGGCAATGGACCTAACTACCCTCTTCTCAATGCCTCCTCTGCATTCATCCCAATACAAGGAGACCCTGGAGCAAAACCAGAGAGCCACAAGGACATCAAGGAGGGAGTGCCGAGCCCCACAGAGCAAAACAGCAACTCCAATAACACCAGCAGCGACACGTattctcctcctgcagacaaACAGGACGAGCCAGAGGAACAGTCCCAACATGAGGACATGGACTGTGGGAGCTCCGAGTATCCCACCCTCCCTGTAGCCGACACCTCCTCCTGTGCAGCTGGCTTTCCCAGGAAGTCCCGCAGGGTCAGTCCACCGTGGAACCACTCCACTCTGGTGGAGGGGAACGGCTCGGACAGCGGGGATTCGTACCACGGGAGAGACAGTATGAAGCTCCGGAGCAGCTGTGTCGGCCCTCGAGCAAGGGTTCTCTCTAAATCAGACATTAAGCGGCCTAGCAGGTCTCAGAGCCCGGACTCTGCAGGGGAGCTGAGTTCAGCGTCTCGACACAGCCGGGAAAGCAACAGCCCTACAACCTCCTCCCCAAACCGCAAAGTATCGGCGGCgagcagcaccagcagcagacGAGCTCCAACTGACCTGCAGATATAG
- the si:ch1073-513e17.1 gene encoding sialin has protein sequence MAPPNGYSINSTPLDESEDGEPLIENDRVPSACCSARLNLAFLMFLGFSVVYGLRVNLSVAMVAMVNITDPTPAPNSSVFHACPLPAGMENSSDTFPQQDGIPQYPWDSETQGWLLGAFFFGYLCTQIPGGYLSGHYGGSIFMGLGVLGTAALTLLTPLAAQMGIYWLFALRALEGFGEGVTFPAMMAMWARWAPPMERSRLMTLSGSGANFGAFVSLPLTGYICQTLGWPAVFYLCGGAGCLWAVFWFIFVSDDPRTHRRISEEEKDYIISSIGSQGTGHGWSVPLLPMLLSVPLWAIIVTQMCANWSYYTLLTSLPTYMNNILHFDLKSNGFLSALPYLGAWLASTLSGVVADSLIEKKVFSVTNVRKIFTITGLLPGAAFLLAVAYSGCSHILTVTFLTLSTTIGGTSACGVFINQIDIAPRYAGFLLGITNTFGTIPGVLAPIATGYFTEDHTLAGWRKVFWVAAGVNVAGAIIYTLFGSGKTQPWAVAEEEVAEAEKNRSTSIIT, from the exons ATGGCGCCACCAAATGGCTACTCCATCAACTCGACCCCTCTGGACGAGAGCGAGGACGGTGAACCCCTCATCGAGAATGATCGGG TTCCCTCTGCGTGCTGCTCGGCTCGCCTTAACCTGGCGTTCCTCATGTTCTTGGGGTTCTCTGTGGTCTACGGCCTCCGGGTCAACCTCAGTGTTGCAATGGTGGCCATGGTGAACATCACCGACCCCACACCAGCCCCGAACAGCTCTGTATTCCACGCCTGTCCTCTGCCAGCGGGGATGGAAAACTCCAGCGACACTTTCCCACAACAAGACGGG ATCCCTCAGTACCCGTGGGACTCAGAGACTCAGGGTTGGCTGCTTGGAGCTTTCTTCTTCGGCTACCTGTGCACTCAGATCCCAGGCGGCTACCTGTCCGGTCACTACGGGGGTAGCATCTTCATGGGTTTGGGCGTGCTGGGCACTGCCGCCCTCACCCTGCTCACTCCTCTGGCTGCACAGATGGGAATCTACTGGCTGTTTGCACTAAGAGCGCTGGAAGGCTTTGGAGAG GGTGTGACGTTCCCGGCCATGATGGCGATGTGGGCTCGCTGGGCTCCCCCTATGGAGCGCTCTCGCCTGATGACTCTGTCAGGATCTGGGGCAAACTTCGGGGCCTTCGTGTCTCTGCCGCTCACTGGCTACATCTGCCAAACTCTGGGCTGGCCCGCTGTCTTCTACCTCTgtg gtGGTGCTGGGTGTCTCTGGGCCGTCTTTTGGTTTATATTTGTGTCAGATGATCCTCGCACGCATCGCCGAATCAGCGAAGAGGAGAAAGATTACATCATAAGTTCCATTGGATCTCAG GGTACAGGTCATGGCTGGTCCGTGCCCCTGCTGCCCATGCTGCTGTCAGTACCCTTGTGGGCCATCATCGTCACCCAGATGTGTGCAAACTGGTCCTACTACACGCTGCTCACCTCCCTGCCCACCTACATGAACAACATCCTGCACTTTGACCTCAAATCG AACGGTTTCCTGTCCGCTCTGCCGTACCTCGGGGCCTGGTTGGCCTCCACGCTGTCGGGCGTCGTCGCCGACAGCCTGATCGAGAAAAAGGTCTTCAGCGTCACCAACGTACGCAAGATCTTCACCATCACAG GTCTTTTGCCGGGTGCAGCCTTCCTCCTGGCGGTGGCTTACTCCGGCTGCAGCCACATCCTCACCGTCACCTTCCTCACACTCTCCACAACCATCGGGGGAACCAGCGCCTGCGGAGTCTTCATCAACCAGATAGATATCGCTCCTCG GTATGCAGGATTCCTCCTGGGGATCACAAACACATTCGGGACCATTCCAGGAGTCTTAGCACCCATTGCTACAGGATACTTCACAGAGGAT CACACCCTGGCAGGCTGGAGGAAGGTGTTCTGGGTGGCAGCTGGGGTCAACGTTGCTGGTGCCATCATCTACACCTTATTCGGCAGTGGGAAGACTCAGCCGTGGGCCGTCGCAGAGGAGGAGGTAGCggaagcagagaaaaacaggagCACATCCATCATCACGTAA